One window of the Pyrus communis chromosome 17, drPyrComm1.1, whole genome shotgun sequence genome contains the following:
- the LOC137722787 gene encoding ras-related protein RABD2c: MNPEYDYLFKLLLIGDSGVGKSCLLLRFADDSYLDSYISTIGVDFKIRTVEQDGKTIKLQIWDTAGQERFRTITSSYYRGAHGIIVVYDVTDQESFNNVKQWLNEIDRYASENVNKLLVGNKCDLTANKVVSYETAKAFADEIGIPFMETSAKNSTNVEQAFMAMAAEIKNRMASQPMNNARPPTVQIRGQPVNQKSGCCSS; this comes from the exons ATGAATCCCGAATA TGATTATTTGTTTAAGCTTTTGCTGATTGGAGATTCCGGTGTCGGCAAGTCATGTCTACTTCTGCGGTTTGCT GATGATTCGTACTTGGATAGCTACATCAGCACAATTGGAGTTGACTTT AAAATTCGCACTGTCGAGCAGGATGGGAAGACCATCAAACTTCAAATT TGGGATACTGCTGGTCAAGAACGTTTTAGGACAATCACTAGCAGCTACTACCGTGGGGCTCATGGTATCATT GTGGTTTATGATGTCACAGACCAAGAGAGCTTCAATAATGTTAAGCAGTGGCTGAATGAAATCGACCGATATGCAAGTGAAAATGTCAACAAGCTTCTAGTTGGAAACAAGTGCGATCTCACAGCAAACAAAGTTGTGTCCTATGAGACGGCCAAG GCATTTGCAGATGAAATTGGAATCCCGTTCATGGAAACAAGTGCGAAGAATTCCACCAATGTTGAGCAGGCCTTCATGGCTATGGCTGCTGAGATCAAGAACAG GATGGCAAGCCAACCGATGAACAACGCCAGGCCTCCAACAGTGCAGATTAGGGGACAGCCTGTGAACCAAAAGTCTGGTTGCTGCTCATCTTAG